The following are encoded in a window of Pagrus major chromosome 14, Pma_NU_1.0 genomic DNA:
- the cd9b gene encoding CD9 molecule b isoform X2: MGGLQCIKYLVFVFNFLFWLAGTAVLAVGLWLRFDTRTAGLFEGEDSPTVFFTGVYILIAAGGLMMVVGFLGCCGAIKESPCMLGLFFLFLLLIFAVEVAAGIWGLSNKDRVVEEVTEFYKQTYDNYKATKQEALKETLRLIHFGLNCCGPAGTVIDAAKDICPKKEGLEALITTSCPTAIDEMFNNKLHIIGGVGIGIGVIMIFGMIFSMMLCCAIKRSRDFV, translated from the exons CTGGCCGGTACTGCAGTGCTGGCTGTGGGTCTTTGGCTGCGTTTTGACACCAGGACAGCAGGACTGTTTGAAGGAGAGGACTCGCCTACAGTCTTCTTCACTG GTGTGTACATCCTGATTGCGGCGGGGGGTCTGATGATGGTCGTGGGCTTCCTCGGTTGCTGCGGAGCCATCAAAGAGTCGCCGTGCATGCTGGGACTg ttcttcctcttcctgctcctcatctTCGCTGTGGAAGTGGCTGCTGGGATCTGGGGTCTCTCCAACAAGGACCGG GTGGTGGAAGAAGTGACAGAGTTCTACAAGCAGACCTACGACAACTACAAGGCCACCAAACAGGAAGCACTGAAGGAGACCCTGCGTCTCATCCACTTTGGG CTGAACTGCTGCGGCCCCGCAGGGACGGTGATCGACGCTGCCAAAGATATCTGCCCCAAGAAGGAGGGACTGGAGGCCCTCATCACCACG AGCTGTCCGACTGCAATCGACGAGATGTTCAACAACAAACTGCACATCATCGGCGGGGTCGGCATCGGTATCGGCGTCATCATG ATCTTCGGGATGATCTTCAGCATGATGCTCTGCTGCGCCATCAAGAGGTCCAGGGACTTCGTCTGA
- the cd9b gene encoding CD9 molecule b isoform X1, giving the protein MTALSSWELCVKYALFIFNFVFWLAGTAVLAVGLWLRFDTRTAGLFEGEDSPTVFFTGVYILIAAGGLMMVVGFLGCCGAIKESPCMLGLFFLFLLLIFAVEVAAGIWGLSNKDRVVEEVTEFYKQTYDNYKATKQEALKETLRLIHFGLNCCGPAGTVIDAAKDICPKKEGLEALITTSCPTAIDEMFNNKLHIIGGVGIGIGVIMIFGMIFSMMLCCAIKRSRDFV; this is encoded by the exons CTGGCCGGTACTGCAGTGCTGGCTGTGGGTCTTTGGCTGCGTTTTGACACCAGGACAGCAGGACTGTTTGAAGGAGAGGACTCGCCTACAGTCTTCTTCACTG GTGTGTACATCCTGATTGCGGCGGGGGGTCTGATGATGGTCGTGGGCTTCCTCGGTTGCTGCGGAGCCATCAAAGAGTCGCCGTGCATGCTGGGACTg ttcttcctcttcctgctcctcatctTCGCTGTGGAAGTGGCTGCTGGGATCTGGGGTCTCTCCAACAAGGACCGG GTGGTGGAAGAAGTGACAGAGTTCTACAAGCAGACCTACGACAACTACAAGGCCACCAAACAGGAAGCACTGAAGGAGACCCTGCGTCTCATCCACTTTGGG CTGAACTGCTGCGGCCCCGCAGGGACGGTGATCGACGCTGCCAAAGATATCTGCCCCAAGAAGGAGGGACTGGAGGCCCTCATCACCACG AGCTGTCCGACTGCAATCGACGAGATGTTCAACAACAAACTGCACATCATCGGCGGGGTCGGCATCGGTATCGGCGTCATCATG ATCTTCGGGATGATCTTCAGCATGATGCTCTGCTGCGCCATCAAGAGGTCCAGGGACTTCGTCTGA